The genome window caaagaacgtgtatagaattctcggatatggatcctttgcatagaccaggtattcccaggctctatgtatctccagcaactccgagaattctatctcaaatcaatgatgagattgcattttgactgtgtgctgatatgtcgctgctgcaactacaatcacttgtgtattgtggtgcagttgcggctatcagattgcacggtcagaagattcgctttcgtgttattggtttgattgACAAAAGAGACGGTAtgtcgaaagttattccagacgtgtccagaatgcaacatacgcgaggaaccagcggagctttttcagatctctcaacgaatcccaacagagcggcgcccagacaatacagttctcggtgacggaagcaaaagagtattggggtggactttgggggttacccgcatgctgagcatgctgagtggatcaccgccgaaggcacccgccatgccaatacacctggcatgaattttgcggatgttaccgaagaggaagttcgacgagccataaacagctcgaagaactggaggggcccaggtctggatcgggtgcagaatttctggtataagaaatttaccagcgtacacagtcggttggcacgcagtataaatgaggtcatgagtcggccggaggaatttgcacctttcctcactgcgaggattacctaccttatccctaagaaggacagggtgcaggaccccgcagacacaagaccgatcacttgcttaccaaccctctacaaattcatcatgtccattattagtggaaggatcaatgcgcacctcgagaccaacaacattctaatacctcagagcccatccgtatacagaggggcatcttccaggaggattcattgagtcctctttggttttgtatggcactaaaccccctttcatggctactgaatgatgctagagggcatggttttgcaataaaatatggcctacgtgctaagtgcgaactgacacacttgatgtacctagatgacatcaagctgtatgctggtactgacaaccatcttagaagtctgttgcgaataatagacatgttcagccgtgatattcggatggagtttggattagacaaatgtcgaatccaagccatccgcaaaggtcatcacgagccgcatgccggacatagcattggtgacctccgcatcgaagctatgaccgagacagacttctacaagtacctaggaattctgcaaggaacccatgctcgagttggtgatctgaaggaaggtctgcgacatgtaaagctctcggggaagaataaaataagcgcgttgaatgtattcgctatcccttcaatggcttatgcattcggaatattgccgtggacgaagaccgatctggaaaacgtccagcggcggatacggacaactatgttgaaattccgaatgcatcatccaaagtttgccgtgaagcggatgaacATGCcgcgtgacatcggaggtaggggcgtggttgacgtggcggtacaacatcatcgccaagtcgactcgctgcgcgcttatttttacagcaaagagcagaggAGTCCCTTgcgtgcggctgtctgtaaggcagactgtggactgactccatttaacttgaaggatagatctttcaatcctctgagtgggatgaagtcggaccaagagcggatcgatgaatggaagtcgaaggcaatgcacggtaaacacgtgaattgtctttagcagccatttgtcgatttgcatttctcgaacagatggctgtgtgctgtggagctctttgctgagaccgaggggttcatgtgtgccattcaggacggcatgattgccacccgagcttataaaaagctcatcatgaaagaacgggtggaggacGATCAGTgcagaaaaaagaaagaaatttggcgtctcgagcgggtggttgtagttcccataatattgtcagctacaggtactgtacctaaatccctcacggctttccttgatgtcctggaattTTCgaacagtctggttcaaaccatgcagaagtataccattctgaatacgtgctcgatgttgcggggagttctcgacggattctcctattaacctaccactggccaccaccaccagcgcccagCGCGCAgtatttaagtaggtaggatcgtccgagcctaaacgcttggcacttagtgctagtattaggtaaaatccgggatctgccgagattgtgataactcggaaaaaataataataatcgttggcgcaacaatccatattggatcagggccttgaggtgagttagaacacttcattcaagactataatggtacactacaggattacagtatcctgtaggagggAATATGGTCTAAATTGCGCTAGTATCTTTATAAGGCATTTTTAACGATATTACAGCTCCAAATTTCGAGCGCAAAACAGGTATACTGACTCTACAAGTCGCGTGTCTTAGATGAAATATTGTCGATAAAAAAAAAGCATTGTTTGTTGAAAAATGTGGGTGTGGTTCACGTCCCCTTAAGCAAGAACATACAATAAGAAAATAGGCTACAATATGGAGCCAAAAAATCTCGATCCTATACAACTTACGTACCCATCCATCAATCCTAAAGTTCTAACAGGGACCATTGCCTGGTTTTTTAATGAAGGCCAATCACCTTTGGCTTGACGCTGCAAAACAGTCCTTAGACGTAAAGCCCCCATAGAATATCATACAAAATAAAAGGCATAGTTATCATAATAAATTCGATAATTTAATATTTCTATTGTTAATAAGCACCTCCTAGCATATAATCTTTATGATTTGGGAAAAAATTTGCTACACTATATCTACATTTTCCTTCATTACAACGGAAGCTCTCTTTAAAAATAATGAGATCTATCCCAGTCACTTCGTATTGATAAAATCCAATACTAACGATATAAATTCGGCTGGTTTTTCCAGTTGAACTAAATGGCCGGTATCAAGCCACACCAGTTGGGCATTAGGAAATAAAGCCTTGATCGCAGGCAAATGATTTTCACTGCAATTCAAAAATTGTACTCTggcaaaaattgttgtttcaacGACACTTACCTTACGAAATCTGACTTACGACCAGCAATAAATAAAGCGGGGCCTCCATATGTCGCAGAATTTAGTTCATCTAATGGAAATTGAGTGATATTGTCAAAGTATTTTTGTAGTGCAGGTACGTTTGCTACCCAATAGAAGCTGTTGCGAAGACGATTTGTTTTTTAAGGAAACAGCTGTACTGTGCTTAATATAACCTACCCCTTTTCTTCGCTCTTTCTGAGATTCAAAAGTAGAAAATCAATAGTTGCTGCATCAATTCCGGCCTTTTGAAGATGTTCCTTTACCTGGTGCCGACCCTGGCTCATGCTCAAATTTGGAGGAACTTGAATTGTCTGCATCGCCTCGAATATATTTGCCATTCCTGTGAAGCTTCGACCCTCATTTTTTGGTGATATGTCCACTACAACAGCTCTATCGACAAGTTCAGGCTAAAAAGAGGGAATATTAGTTTGGGGCTCGTGTATTTTTCTTAGCATATTCACATATTTTAGCGCCAAATACATCATAGTACGTCCGCCCATGCTATGACCAATGACAATCGCTTTGGGAATATTCATCTCTTTTAAAAAAGCTGCGATATCGGCTGCAAGATGGGAATAAGTGTGTTCGGGACTATGCGGACTATCGCCATGGTTCCGGGCATCAAGTGTTATAATCTGAATGAAATTCACATAGAATTGTTGTTTCAAGTAATATACTAAACAATGATAAACTCGAGAGACAAATACCTGTCGAGGTGGTCGGGATTTAGCCTGAAGTGCTTTAGATATGCTCCGCCAATTTTGCTTTGAACCGAAGAGGCCGTGCATGATAACAACAGGTGGAGTGTCGCTCTCCGGCTCGCCAAACACATTGTAGGACAATTTCACTGTCGACAAGTTCCTAGAACTAGCCAAAAGGCATGTTGGCGGACGAGATTTCACTGCACCTATTAGTTGTCTCGtaattgatgatgatttatcacaGAAAAATATCCGAAACATGTTGGGAACCACAATTTGATCGGCAAAAAAGAGATTACAATCAGCCACAAGGCAGCTGCTATGATGATGAGAAAGTCGACTTCAACTGAGAGAAGTTGAACGTGTCATAACCTACCCTTCTTTCAATCCACCCGTCAAACGGGTGATGATCAACAACGGTCAGCTGTTGTGTTTCGCGCGGATTTTACACGCTTAGGAATGGAAAACGTTTATAAGTTCCCGGCAACCGACATAATCAATATTAAAGAATTCTTGGATACGTTCAGAAGTGAAACATTACTTCAAGGGAACCTGCCGCTACCAGCTTGTGATGAGGACATCAAGCGACTGCTCGAAATAGACGACACCGACACGTACCAGAAGTTGCAGGAATCGGTTGACTTGGATGCACATTTAAGTCAGCCGGACGATGTGAGGGTGTTTCCGTTCAagccaaaaaatataaaaagccaACTCCGCAAGCCAATCGTGGAAATTCCCAAACAAAGTCTTCACCTCAACACCCTGCGCGAGCTGATTATGTATAAGAAAAAGTTCTACGGCAACCCATTCGGACCCACCGTATTCAATTACGCGCACAACCTGGACCCTTCCGACTGTGGCGAACGAGACCTGAAGCCCTACGAGGATGTCCTCATATCAATTCGAGTCTATCATCCATTTACCTCATACCATGTTGGAATTTATGCTAAGCCGAAGTTCTCGCAGGAGTTCATTGTCCGTGGCCAACAATATCTAACCGAACTACGGGATAAAATCTCATGTGCCTGCAAGCGTCCGCTTTATGATGTCAGTGAGAATCCAGAACGGGATATTCCGCCGCTGGACGTGGACCCAGGATTCTTCTTCATTACCGACACGTTCTACAACGACACACGGAACCCGGCAAATCCCGACTACTCAGATGTGATTATGAAATGGGCAGAGACACGGCCGAGGGGCACTTTCACGTCCAAGTTCAAGACCGCGAAAATGGAGGAGACTAAGTTCCTTGACTTGTTCGTGCGGATTGGTTTCCCGCAGGTCTACCAGCACTTCGGCAACTGTGAGCATCTGCTGACGTTCTCGTGGATCCAACTCATCTCACCGGGCGACTGCCTGTCCAGCAAGCCGTATCCATTATTGAAGTCGGTGAAGGAGACAAGCAAACCGTCGTGCAGTATTTGCGGCGAGCGGGAGTACACATTCGTAGTGCGCGGCAGCAATCGGCACATGCATGACCCGGTGTACATGTGCCGTATTTGCTTTAATTCGTTCCACTACGTGGACGGAGTGAAGCAGGGCAAGTTCCAAGCATATTGTGAGAATCCTGAACCGATGACGGAAGTGTTGGTTGGAATGAGTGAAGATGAGGAGGGAGGTGAAGAGGTGGATGCTGAAGGAGATGAATGAAGCAACTGTTATGTGTGTGAGAAGAGGGGAAGAATTGACAACGGCCTCCGTGGCGCAATCGGCTAGCGCGTTCGGCTGTTAACCGAAAGGTTGGTGGTTCGAGCCCACCCGGGGGcgatcactttttttttctactgTTGTAAAAACTTTTCATTTACGATCTCAAACTACTGAACTAAAAAcaatataaatttaattaaatcctAAATTTTTGCTTTTAGTTTTAATTTAGGTATAACCAATAGACTGGTACCAACGTCTcgaacattttttccattttctttttcttcatcttcgTGACGCTAGAGTTCTTTTTAGGCAATAATTACCTAGACCTCTGTAGTCCCTTTTATTTAACAATGGTGGACTATTTGCGGCGACACTCACGCAGCTCACGGATGCTCTCAAGGTACGTCACGTCACCCTGCATGCAAACATTCGCTGTTGTAATAATTTCCTTGTTTCACAAAAAGTCACTCCACTTCACCAAACTGCGTCCCATCTTGCACCCGGCCTAAGACATTAACTGCTGTGGGAAGGGTAAGGGGAGCAGATTCCTGGCTCTAGTTAGAATTGGGCGactgcaaaggaagtgcctgagggtctcCCGTCTCCTCTTCCGCAACTTCCCGAGTACATTCTAGCCAGTGGACCTTCTATGACCGGAAATCCAGAAGAAAATGACTTTCAGCGTGCGGCCAGACTGTTCAGCACATCCCTGCACTGCCCACCAACCTAGAAGATGTCACTGCGGGGTACAAAGCGTTAATGGCTAGTTGGCTGTCGGTCAAAGTgattatgttacgcttgggagtCGGACCATGctgcagccatcgacaggcctCCGGTATCGCCAATTGGAATACATTGGTGAATCGCAGAAGACCATACAACTCGGCTACACTGTTTCTATCCGATGATATGTTATAGACGCAACAACTGTGACCAACTCTGTTATGATGAGAGTAAGGCATTGCATCAACCAACAAAACTCTCCTAACAGGTTCGTcggtcgtgaacaccgactgcgcgaggTAATATATGGAACTGGAGGTAACCCAATTGCTAGCAATTCAACAAGATGAGGGCCGGGGTTTTTGGATCgcaaatattatctccctgtcaggacacagagattctACTCACGTGCCTAGACTTAATAGTCaatagtcatcatcaacggcgcaacaaccggtatccggtctaggcatgtcttaataaggaactctagacatcccggttttgcgccgaggtccaccaattcgatatccctaaaagttgtctggcgttctggtctacgccatcgctccatctcaggcagggtctacctcgtcttctttttctaccatagacttttcgggttggatcatcctcatccatacggattaggtgacccgcccaccgcaacctgttgatccgaattttatccacaacgagacGGTCGTTGTATTGctcctagatttcgtcgttatgtaggctacggaatcgtctgtcctcatgtaaggagccaaaaattcttcggaggattcttctctcgaacgcggctaagagttcgcaatttttcttgctaagaacccaaatctccgaggaatacataaggactggcaagtcattgtcttgtacagtaagagctttgaccctgtggtgaaacgtttcgagcggaacagtttttgtaagctgacataggctctgttggctgccaacaaccgtgcgggaatttcatcgtcatagctgttatcggttgtgattttctactctagatatcaacagtctcaaagttgtagtctcctatctttattcttcccatttgaccagtgcggtttgattttattagttggttggtttttggtgctgacattagaactatatactttgtcttgccttcattgatgtgcagcccaagatctcgcgatctggatgaaggcagtttgcacgtctcgggtcgtttttcccatgatgtcgatatcttcgGCATAGACCAGTatatgggtggacttaaaaaggatcgtacccctcgcatttacctcagcatcacggatcgctttctccagggccaggttaaagaggacgcatgacagggcatccccttggcgtagaccgttgttgatgtcgaatggtcttgagagtgatcctactgctttcatctggtctcgcatattggttagggtcagcctagtcagtcttatcaatttcgtcggagtaacgaattctctcatggccgtgtacagtattaccctggctacgctatcataggcggctttaaagtcgatgagatgatggtgcaactggtgtccatattccaactgtttttccattgcttgccgcagagaaaatctgatctgttgctgatttgcctggagtgaagcttctttggtatgagccaatgatgttctgggcgtatggggctatccggcctagcaagatagaggagaatatcttatagatggtactcagcaacgtgatatctctataattgctgcactgtgtgataataataataataatcgttggcgcaacaatccatgttggatcagggccttgaagtgtgttagagcacttcattcaagaccataacggtacactaggaggcaatgtggtcagtattgcgctcgcccgagattattaccctgatttgactcaggtactcattcacagctgagtcgactggtgtccgacgtcaaatcacgatacaaatgtgtatgtgatatctccctttttatgtatgagacagataatgcctctttgccagtcgtcagacattgattcgctgtctcataccttgagcacaagttgatgaaccacttgatgtaattggtcgtctccatatttaaccaattcgcctgtaattccatcggctcctggcgacttatgatttttaagccgataaattgcacggactgtttcttctatacttggtgatggcagtatttgtccgtcgtcttcagttggcgggacctctaactcgccgatgttttgattgttcagtagtttatcaaacccatcgctccaaaatgcctattctgtcggaaatcagatttccctctttgtctcggcaggatgagcatcgaggtgtataaggcttcatcctgctgacatgctggtaaaacttgcgcgcctagtgcggttgctgcctatacttttctagttcacagacttgttggttctcccaggcttcctttttccgtctgtgaagtcacttcgctttttgagaatgcaacattactcggtatgcggcattcttccgttccgtagctagcttaccttcatcatcaaaccagccgttctgactttgtggccgtatcaataataacgttcttcaggggattgtgaatatcatttgttgatgcttcatctctaagatctctgttgactgcggttattgcggcatccattttggtCTTAgaagtgttgcggagggctgtgttgtgaatggcctcAGAATTCATTcttacctgattgccagagggaattgtaggtggtgtcgtaattcaaggtcggaacactatgccaacgagatagtggtgcgagtctatattgccccccccccatattttctgacattcatcaaggctgagaggtggcggcgttcaatcagcacgtggtagttgaaagtggtcccatttggagaggcccacgtatgtttttagaccgctttccgcgcaaaccaggtacttccaacaaccatttcgtgctacACTGCTAActgatcattatcatcattatcattggtatccctatgtaagctatgggagccgacgtattgcctgaatacgggctccgtcccttctTGACTGttcaaatcttcaagtatgatatcatacttgggacaggttacgaaggtccgctcaactgcctagtagacggtatccttctccgcctctgcagtctcctctgtaagggcgtgaacgtttatgaggcttatatttctaaacttgcctcacaaacgcagagtgcatagcctttcgcatatattttcaaagccgataacagcaggtttcattttttggctgactgagaaacctactccgaacacatggtttactggatgaccactgtaatatatggtgtagaagctcttctccaggaaaccggtccctgtccatggTATCTTTTGCAAcgatgttacatcagccttatattgggacagggtatcggctagctgcttagcagcattcggtctgtacagggagcgcacattccataagAATATGCGCatatcgttaatccgttgtcgttatcGGGTTCGCCGTTTtgaaatccacgtttcgctctgggacctatactaccctttgaccaccgagcATAGCTTTCGTTAAAATCGGCTTTTTTTGCTGGTCTTCGAGCTCTGAGTCCTAATTCGTTCAACCGTCGCTGCACCGTTCTCACACTAACTGCCACATTTTCCTCTTCCAGCAATTCAGTACGTAATTGAGGAGCTGTTGCAAATCTATCTCTCAAGGATGCTCGCTGTAATGATCGCTTGGCCCGGGGAGTAATCACTTGCTTCCTCCCGCTCTCCTGTTTTCGTCCCAGACTACTATCTCTGgcatacttttttaaaaaaatttctacaacagaacaattgatttttctccCTATTTCCCTATTACTATCACCGTGTTCCCGTAAAACCAGATTACAGTCCCTTTCTTCGACATTTAACTTTTTCCTTCCTgactttttttacacaaaattaagGGAGCCCTCTCTCTCTTTCCTTTCAAATCTCCCAGCAAACTGATAcaaaattaaatctgaatatgACAATCTTTTTATAACACAAATATTTAACTTTAAATCCCAAAAGAGACATCATTAGGCGACACTTAATGTTGTCTAGACGTAAATCAAAAGGTGGAATCATAAAAGTGTTGAGCGCGAACATTTTTTTGTCGGGCACTGTAGAAACCACACCACC of Hermetia illucens chromosome 4, iHerIll2.2.curated.20191125, whole genome shotgun sequence contains these proteins:
- the LOC119655390 gene encoding protein ABHD11; the protein is MFRIFFCDKSSSITRQLIGAVKSRPPTCLLASSRNLSTVKLSYNVFGEPESDTPPVVIMHGLFGSKQNWRSISKALQAKSRPPRQIITLDARNHGDSPHSPEHTYSHLAADIAAFLKEMNIPKAIVIGHSMGGRTMMYLALKYPELVDRAVVVDISPKNEGRSFTGMANIFEAMQTIQVPPNLSMSQGRHQVKEHLQKAGIDAATIDFLLLNLRKSEEKGFYWVANVPALQKYFDNITQFPLDELNSATYGGPALFIAGRKSDFVSENHLPAIKALFPNAQLVWLDTGHLVQLEKPAEFISLVLDFINTK
- the LOC119655389 gene encoding snRNA-activating protein complex subunit 3, giving the protein MENVYKFPATDIINIKEFLDTFRSETLLQGNLPLPACDEDIKRLLEIDDTDTYQKLQESVDLDAHLSQPDDVRVFPFKPKNIKSQLRKPIVEIPKQSLHLNTLRELIMYKKKFYGNPFGPTVFNYAHNLDPSDCGERDLKPYEDVLISIRVYHPFTSYHVGIYAKPKFSQEFIVRGQQYLTELRDKISCACKRPLYDVSENPERDIPPLDVDPGFFFITDTFYNDTRNPANPDYSDVIMKWAETRPRGTFTSKFKTAKMEETKFLDLFVRIGFPQVYQHFGNCEHLLTFSWIQLISPGDCLSSKPYPLLKSVKETSKPSCSICGEREYTFVVRGSNRHMHDPVYMCRICFNSFHYVDGVKQGKFQAYCENPEPMTEVLVGMSEDEEGGEEVDAEGDE